A genomic region of Canis aureus isolate CA01 chromosome 16, VMU_Caureus_v.1.0, whole genome shotgun sequence contains the following coding sequences:
- the ST6GALNAC4 gene encoding alpha-N-acetyl-neuraminyl-2,3-beta-galactosyl-1,3-N-acetyl-galactosaminide alpha-2,6-sialyltransferase isoform X1 has protein sequence MKAPGRLLLIILCSLGFSAAYILLCCWACLPFCPASCLDPHLSTHSRPTVPGPLHFSGYSSVPDGKPLVREPCRSCAVVSSSGQMLGSGLGAEIDSAECVLRMNQAPTVGFEADVGRRSTLRVVSHTSVPLLLRNYSHYFQHARDTLYVVWGQGKHMDRTLGGRTYRTLLQLTKMYPGLQVYTFTEHMMAYCDQVFQDETGKNRRQSGSFLSTGWFTMILALELCEEIVVYGMVSDSYCREESHPSVPYHYFEKGRLDECQMYLAHERAPRSAHRFITEKAVFSRWAKKRPIVFAHPSWRTQ, from the exons ATGAAGGCCCCG GGCCGGCTCCTGCTCATCATCCTGTGCTCCCTGGGCTTCTCTGCTGCCTACATCCTACTGTGCTGCTGGGCCTGCCTGCCCTTCTGCCCGGCCTCCTGCCTGGACCCCCACCTGTCCACCCACTCCAGGCCCACTGTGCCAGGGCCCCTGCACTTCAGTGGATATAGCAGCGTGCCAGATGGGAAG CCGCTGGTCCGAGAACCGTGCCGCAGCTGCGCCGTGGTTTCCAGCTCCGGCCAGATGCTGGGCTCAGGCCTGGGCGCCGAGATCGACAGTGCTGAGTGCGTCCTGCGCATGAACCAGGCACCCACTGTGGGCTTTGAGGCAGACGTGGGCCGGCGCAGCACCCTGCGCGTGGTCTCGCACACGAGTGTGCCGCTGCTGCTGCGCAACTACTCACACTACTTCCAGCATGCCCGAGACACGCTCTATGTGGTGTGGGGCCAGGGCAAGCACATGGACCGGACGCTGGGGGGCCGCACCTACCGCACGCTGCTACAGCTCACCAAGATGTACCCAGGCCTGCAGGTGTACACCTTCACTGAGCACATGATGGCCTACTGCGACCAGGTCTTCCAGGACGAGACGGGCAAGAACCG GAGGCAGTCGGGCTCCTTTCTCAGCACTGGCTGGTTCACCATGATCCTCGCCCTGGAACTGTGTGAGGAGATCGTGGTCTATGGGATGGTCAGCGACAGCTACTGCAG GGAGGAGAGCCACCCCTCGGTGCCTTACCACTACTTTGAGAAGGGCCGGCTGGACGAGTGTCAGATGTACCTGGCGCACGAGCGGGCGCCCCGCAGCGCCCACCGCTTCATCACTGAGAAGGCTGTGTTCTCCCGCTGGGCCAAGAAGAGGCCTATTGTGTTTGCCCACCCATCATGGAGGACCCAGTAG
- the ST6GALNAC4 gene encoding alpha-N-acetyl-neuraminyl-2,3-beta-galactosyl-1,3-N-acetyl-galactosaminide alpha-2,6-sialyltransferase isoform X2, translating to MKAPGRLLLIILCSLGFSAAYILLCCWACLPFCPASCLDPHLSTHSRPTVPGPLHFSGYSSVPDGKPLVREPCRSCAVVSSSGQMLGSGLGAEIDSAECVLRMNQAPTVGFEADVGRRSTLRVVSHTSVPLLLRNYSHYFQHARDTLYVVWGQGKHMDRTLGGRTYRTLLQLTKMYPGLQVYTFTEHMMAYCDQVFQDETGKNREESHPSVPYHYFEKGRLDECQMYLAHERAPRSAHRFITEKAVFSRWAKKRPIVFAHPSWRTQ from the exons ATGAAGGCCCCG GGCCGGCTCCTGCTCATCATCCTGTGCTCCCTGGGCTTCTCTGCTGCCTACATCCTACTGTGCTGCTGGGCCTGCCTGCCCTTCTGCCCGGCCTCCTGCCTGGACCCCCACCTGTCCACCCACTCCAGGCCCACTGTGCCAGGGCCCCTGCACTTCAGTGGATATAGCAGCGTGCCAGATGGGAAG CCGCTGGTCCGAGAACCGTGCCGCAGCTGCGCCGTGGTTTCCAGCTCCGGCCAGATGCTGGGCTCAGGCCTGGGCGCCGAGATCGACAGTGCTGAGTGCGTCCTGCGCATGAACCAGGCACCCACTGTGGGCTTTGAGGCAGACGTGGGCCGGCGCAGCACCCTGCGCGTGGTCTCGCACACGAGTGTGCCGCTGCTGCTGCGCAACTACTCACACTACTTCCAGCATGCCCGAGACACGCTCTATGTGGTGTGGGGCCAGGGCAAGCACATGGACCGGACGCTGGGGGGCCGCACCTACCGCACGCTGCTACAGCTCACCAAGATGTACCCAGGCCTGCAGGTGTACACCTTCACTGAGCACATGATGGCCTACTGCGACCAGGTCTTCCAGGACGAGACGGGCAAGAACCG GGAGGAGAGCCACCCCTCGGTGCCTTACCACTACTTTGAGAAGGGCCGGCTGGACGAGTGTCAGATGTACCTGGCGCACGAGCGGGCGCCCCGCAGCGCCCACCGCTTCATCACTGAGAAGGCTGTGTTCTCCCGCTGGGCCAAGAAGAGGCCTATTGTGTTTGCCCACCCATCATGGAGGACCCAGTAG